Within Methyloversatilis discipulorum, the genomic segment GCCGATGCCGCGGAACAAGGTCTCGATGCGCTCCAGCGTGCGCGATACCGGATGCAGACCGCCACGACCGCGGCCGCGGCCGGGCAGCGTGACGTCCAGCGCCTCTTCCGCGAGCCGCGCTTCGAGCGCCGCACGGCGCAGTGCTTCGCGGCGGGCTTCCAGCGCTGCCTCGACCTTCTGCTTGGCGACGTTGATCGCCGCACCCGCTTCCTTGCGCGCTTCGGGATCGAGCTTGCCGAGCCCCTTGAGCAGTTCGGTCAGGCTGCCCGACTTGCCGAGGTAGCGCGCCTTGACCTGCTCGAGCACGACCGCGTCGGCCGCGGCAGAAAAATCGGATTCAGCTTGCGAAACAAGGGCTTCCAGATCACTCATCGACTTCTACCCAGGTATTTCAGGGACAAAAAAAGGAGGCCTGGCCTCCTTTTTTTGCGTACGGGACGCTCAGGCGGCGAGCTTGGCCTTGGCCTGGTTCGCAATGGCTGCAAACGCAGCCTTATCGAACACGGCGAGGTCAGCCAGCACCTTGCGGTCCACCTGGATCGACGCCTTGTTCAGGCCGTTGATCAGCGTGGAGTAGGTCATGCCCAGTTCACGTGCGGCGGCGTTGATACGCACGATCCACAGCGAACGGAACTGACGCTTGCGTTGACGACGGTCGCGGTAGGCATATTGCCCCGCCTTCATCACCGCTTCTTTGGCGATCCGGTAGACACTGTTGCGACGGCCGCGGTAACCCTTGGCCTGGTCAAGAACTTTCTTATGACGGGCACGTGCCGTCACGCCACGTTTCACTCTCGGCATGGTTCGGCCTCCTTATGCGTAGGGCAACATGTTGCGGACGCGTGCGTCGTCCGTGGCGTGCACCGCCGTCGTACCGCGAAGCTGACGCTTCGACTTGGTGGTCTTCTTGGTGAGGATGTGGCGCTTGAACGCCTGCGAACGCTTGATGCTGCCGCTCGCCCGGACCTTGAAGCGCTTTGCAGCGCCCTTCTTGGTCTTCATCTTGGGCATGACAAAAACTCCATTTATGTCATCTTCACAGGTGGCCGCGAACCCCTCGCTGCACTTTCAGACCCGTGAACACTTGTTTTGCCGACACTGATGTGTCGGCGACGCGAGGCTTTTGCCTCGCGCATCGCCAGGTATCACCCCGGCAGATTCCTGAGAAGCGTCGGTCAAACCTTCTTCTTCTGGGGAGCCAGCACCATGATCAGCTGTCGCCCTTCAAGCTTCGGAAACTGCTCGACCACGGCCAGCGCTTCGAGATCAGTCTTCACGCGTTCCAGCAAGCGGATACCGAACTCCTGGTGCGCCATTTCACGACCGCGGAAACGAAGGGTCACCTTCGCCTTGTCGCCGTCCTGAAGAAAGCGGGTCAGGTTGCGCAGCTTGATCTGGTAGTCACCCTCGTCCGTACCCGGACGGAATTTGACTTCCTTGACCTGGATCTGCTTCTGCTTCGACTTCGCCTCGGCAGCACGCTTGGCTTCCTGGTACTTGAACTTGCCGAAGTCCATCAGACGACAGACCGGCGGCTTGGCAAGCGGCGCAATTTCGACCAGATCGAGCCCGGCCTCTTCCGCCATGGCCAATGCCTGGCGTGAAGACATGATTCCAAGCTGTTCGCCCTCGTCGCCTACGAGGCGGATTTCAGGGGCGTTGATCTCCGAATTGGTGCGCTGCGATTTTTGCTGACTGATGCTCGTACTCCCGAGACGAAAAAAATCAAGCCGTGCGATCGATGCCCCGGGAAGCGATTTCATCAGCGAAGCGCTGAATCAGGTCGCTCAAAGGCATCTGCCCGAGATCGATATTTCCGCGGGCACGCACGGCCACCACGTTGGCTGCCTTCTCCTTGTCGCCTACGACAATCTGGTAAGGCAGCTTTTGCAAGCTATGTTCGCGGATTTTATAGTTTATTTTCTCTCCGCGCAAATCGCATTCGACGCGCAGACCGGCGTCACGTAGCGCATTTGCAACGGTTTGAGCGTAATCGGCCTGGGCTTCGGTGATGCTCATCACGACGGCCTGCACCGGCGCGAGCCACAAAGGGAAGTTTCCAGCGTGGTTTTCGATCAGGATGCCGATGAAACGCTCAAGCGAACCGAGCACGGCGCGGTGCAGCATGACCGGTCGCTGGCGCGAGTTGTCCTCCGCCACGTACTCGGCGTGCAGACGCTCAGGCAGCACGAAGTCGAGCTGCAGCGTGCCGCACTGCCACGAGCGACCGATCGCGTCCTTGATGTGGTACTCGATCTTCGGACCATAGAAGGCCCCCTCGCCCGGCAGTTCCTCCCACTGCATGCCGGATGCCGACAGCGCAT encodes:
- the rplT gene encoding 50S ribosomal protein L20; its protein translation is MPRVKRGVTARARHKKVLDQAKGYRGRRNSVYRIAKEAVMKAGQYAYRDRRQRKRQFRSLWIVRINAAARELGMTYSTLINGLNKASIQVDRKVLADLAVFDKAAFAAIANQAKAKLAA
- the rpmI gene encoding 50S ribosomal protein L35, encoding MPKMKTKKGAAKRFKVRASGSIKRSQAFKRHILTKKTTKSKRQLRGTTAVHATDDARVRNMLPYA
- the infC gene encoding translation initiation factor IF-3 codes for the protein MKSLPGASIARLDFFRLGSTSISQQKSQRTNSEINAPEIRLVGDEGEQLGIMSSRQALAMAEEAGLDLVEIAPLAKPPVCRLMDFGKFKYQEAKRAAEAKSKQKQIQVKEVKFRPGTDEGDYQIKLRNLTRFLQDGDKAKVTLRFRGREMAHQEFGIRLLERVKTDLEALAVVEQFPKLEGRQLIMVLAPQKKKV